DNA sequence from the Nocardia fluminea genome:
AGGGCGCCCTCTTCGACACCCCGATCCTGCTCCCGCCGCAAGCGGGCATGCTCGGCACCGGCGCGATCGTGAAGCGCCCGGTGGTGGTGACCGACGAGGCCGGTGGCGAGTCCATCGGCGTGCGCTCGATGGTGTACCTGCCGCTCACCTACGATCACCGTCTCATCGACGGTGCCGACGCGGGCCGGTTCGTCTCCACCATCAAGCACCGGCTGGAAGATTCGGCGTTCGAGGCCGATCTCGGCCTGTAGTCGAGGAATTCATGAAGGTGGTCATCGCCGGTTCGTCCGGCCTGATCGGGACGGCGCTCGTCGCGGCACTCCGCCGCGACGGGCACCAGGTCTCCCGTCTGGTGCGCCGGACTCCCGCCGCACCGGACGAATTCGCGTGGTATCCCGCGCGCGCCCAGCTCGACGAGCGGGCGTTGCGCGGGGCCGACGCGGTGGTGAACCTGTGCGGGGCAGGCATCGCCGACCGGCGCTGGAGCGGCGGTTACAAGCAGCTACTGCGTGACAGCCGCATCACCCCCACCGACGTCCTCGCCACCGCCGTGGCCGCCGCCGGCGTGGCGACGCTGGTCAATGCCAGCGGCTCGCACTACTACGGCGGCGAGACCGGTGACGCGATCATCGACGAGACATCGCCCGCCGGAACGGATTTCCTGGCCACCCTGTGCCGGGACTGGGAAGCCGCCACCGAACCGGCCACCGAAGCGGGCGCGCGCACCGTGCTGCTGCGCAGTGCCGTGGTGCTGGCCCGCAACGGCGGCATGCTCGGCAAGCTGCACCCGCTGTACTGGGCGGGCCTGGGCGGGCGCCTCGGCAGTGGCCGCCAGTACTTGCCGTGGATCTCCCTCGACGACGAGGTCGGCGCCATTGTCTTCGCGCTCACCCACCCCGAGATCTCGGGTCCGGTCAACATCACCGGCCCCGCCCCCGTCACCAACGCGGAGTTCACCCGCGCCCTCGGCCGCGCACTGCACCGGCCGACCCCGTTCATCGTCCCCGGTTTCGCCTTGCAAGCCCTGGTCGGCGAGCTGGCCGACTCGATTCTGCACGGCCCACGCGCCATCCCCTCGGTGCTGGAGGAGGCCGGCTACACCTATCAGCACCCGACCATCGGCGCCGCGCTGGCCGCCGCCGTCGGCAAGGGGTGAGCCCGTGCTGATCCGCGACGCCGACAAGGCCGACCTGCCCGCGGTCCTTGCCATCCACAACACCAACATCGCCGAGTCGACCGCGATCTGGGACACCGACGAAGTCGACCTCGACGACCGCCTCGCCTGGTTCGCCACTCGCACCGACGCCGCCATGCCGATCCTGATCGCGGAGATCGACGGCGAGGTCGCCGGCTACGCCTCCTACGGCCAGTGGCGCCCCAAATCCGGCTACCGCTTCACCGTCGAGAACTCGGTCTACGTCGACAAGCACTTCCAGCGTCGCGGTGTGGCCACCACCCTGCTCACCGAATTGATCGCGCGCGCAATCGATTCCGGCCGGGTACACGCCATGATCGCCGCCATCGAATCCACCAACAGCGCGTCGATAGTCCTGCACGAGCGCTTCGGCTTCCACACCGTGGGTGAACTGCCCGAGGTCGGCCACAAATTCGGCCGGTGGATGGACCTGACGCTCATGCAGCGCAACTTCCCGATCGAACCCTGACACCCTCTTTGGCCGCACCGGTCCCCCGGCGTAACGTCAGAACGGTGAACGACACGCGCCCCACTGCGTCCGCTCGATTCGATACGACCCCGATCGTGGTCGAGGATCTCGGACTCATCGACTATCACGCCGCCTGGGAGCTGCAACGGCAGACCGCCGATCAGCGCGCCGCAGGCGAAGGTTGCGACCGGCTGTTCGTGCTCGAGCACCCCTCGGTCTA
Encoded proteins:
- a CDS encoding TIGR01777 family oxidoreductase produces the protein MKVVIAGSSGLIGTALVAALRRDGHQVSRLVRRTPAAPDEFAWYPARAQLDERALRGADAVVNLCGAGIADRRWSGGYKQLLRDSRITPTDVLATAVAAAGVATLVNASGSHYYGGETGDAIIDETSPAGTDFLATLCRDWEAATEPATEAGARTVLLRSAVVLARNGGMLGKLHPLYWAGLGGRLGSGRQYLPWISLDDEVGAIVFALTHPEISGPVNITGPAPVTNAEFTRALGRALHRPTPFIVPGFALQALVGELADSILHGPRAIPSVLEEAGYTYQHPTIGAALAAAVGKG
- a CDS encoding GNAT family N-acetyltransferase, with amino-acid sequence MLIRDADKADLPAVLAIHNTNIAESTAIWDTDEVDLDDRLAWFATRTDAAMPILIAEIDGEVAGYASYGQWRPKSGYRFTVENSVYVDKHFQRRGVATTLLTELIARAIDSGRVHAMIAAIESTNSASIVLHERFGFHTVGELPEVGHKFGRWMDLTLMQRNFPIEP